A stretch of Cyanobacterium sp. HL-69 DNA encodes these proteins:
- a CDS encoding putative short-chain dehydrogenase, with product MAKTILITGVSKGLGKALTEKFIPLGHTIIGCARSYNTIKELQHKYPEHYFSSLNVANYQEVKKWLKSLPQTPDLVINNAAIINQPAPLWEIPTEDFDQLIDINIKGTANIIRGMVPLMMDKKEGIIVNLSSGWGRSTSPEVAPYCASKWAIEGLTKALAQELPSNLATVALNPGVINTEMLNICFGEQAKLYDSIDDWVKKAVPFLLNLSLRNNGDSLTVN from the coding sequence ATGGCTAAAACAATTTTAATCACAGGAGTAAGCAAAGGATTAGGAAAAGCATTAACAGAAAAATTTATCCCTTTAGGTCATACCATTATAGGGTGCGCTCGTTCCTATAACACCATCAAAGAATTACAACATAAATATCCAGAACATTATTTTTCTTCCCTGAATGTAGCTAATTATCAAGAAGTAAAAAAATGGCTTAAATCCTTACCTCAAACCCCCGACTTAGTTATTAATAACGCTGCCATTATTAATCAACCAGCGCCCCTATGGGAAATACCTACCGAAGATTTTGATCAACTAATTGACATTAATATCAAAGGCACAGCCAACATAATTCGGGGAATGGTACCCCTGATGATGGACAAAAAAGAGGGTATCATCGTTAATCTTAGCTCAGGTTGGGGACGTTCCACCTCCCCCGAAGTTGCTCCCTATTGTGCCTCTAAATGGGCCATTGAAGGATTAACCAAAGCCCTTGCCCAAGAGTTGCCCAGCAATCTTGCCACCGTTGCCCTGAATCCTGGGGTTATTAATACCGAAATGTTAAATATTTGTTTTGGTGAACAAGCAAAATTATATGATTCTATTGATGATTGGGTGAAAAAAGCAGTCCCATTTTTATTAAATTTATCTCTGAGGAATAATGGGGATTCTTTAACGGTTAATTAG
- the gyrA-2 gene encoding DNA gyrase, A subunit: MTSIQERIVPTNLTSEMSNSYLEYAMSVIVGRALPDARDGLKPVHRRILYAMYELGLTPERPFRKCARVVGEVLGKYHPHGDSAVYDALVRMAQDFSMRNPLINGHGNFGSVDNDPPAAMRYTECRLQSLATNGLLRDIEAETVDFIDNFDGSQQEPVVLPARVPQLLLNGTTGIAVGMATNIPPHNLGELIDGTIAMIHNPEITDIELMQYIPGPDFPTGAQILGRQGIKEAYTTGRGSVTMRGVAGIETISQRGRQDREAIIVTELPYQTNKASLIEKIADLVNDKKIDGISDIRDESDRNGMRIVIELKRDAYARVVLNNLYKQTTIQSNFGCNMLALVGNEPQLLTLRKFLEVFLDFRVEAITRRTQYRLRKAEERDHILQGLLIALGNLDAVIRLIRSAADSANAKQQLVDDLSLSEFQADAILQMQLRRLTALEAEKIEAEHQDLLTQITDLRDILERKERIDAIIEEELIEIKTIHATPRRTEIIQGDGDLVDIDLIANEQVAIILTEQGYLKKMLVSTFEAQNRATRGKAGAKMKENDEVQHFLTGCEHDTILFFSDRGVVYALSAYQIPSSSRNARGMPIIQMLPISSEEKITSILAVSEFTDHEYLVMLTQNGYIKKTALSAFANIRSNGLIAISLAEGDELRWVRLATAEDSILIGSRRGMAIHFHADNDQLRPLSRTAKGVKSMKLRKGDQLISMDIIPSQVVATIGEADDNEPDNDTEEELTNDTAKDAPWALAVTTSGYGKRVPVSQFRLQRRAGLGLRAIRFRKSTEELAALHIVNADDEFMIITTRGIIIRCDVNAVSLQSRNASGVRVQKLDGDDAIAAVALVPPASEETTEEMASDVTTDLS; this comes from the coding sequence ATGACCTCCATCCAAGAACGCATTGTACCAACCAATCTAACCAGTGAAATGTCAAACTCTTACCTAGAGTACGCCATGAGCGTTATTGTAGGTAGGGCTTTGCCCGATGCAAGAGATGGTTTAAAACCAGTTCACCGTCGTATTTTATACGCCATGTATGAGCTAGGATTGACCCCAGAAAGACCTTTTCGTAAGTGTGCAAGGGTTGTGGGGGAAGTCTTGGGTAAATACCACCCCCACGGTGATTCAGCGGTATATGATGCCCTTGTGAGGATGGCTCAGGATTTTTCTATGCGAAATCCTTTAATCAATGGTCACGGGAACTTTGGTAGTGTGGATAATGATCCACCAGCGGCCATGCGTTATACAGAGTGCCGTTTACAGTCTTTGGCTACCAATGGACTTTTAAGAGATATTGAAGCCGAAACCGTTGATTTTATTGATAACTTTGATGGCTCTCAACAAGAGCCTGTGGTTTTACCTGCTAGGGTACCTCAACTGTTGTTAAATGGTACCACAGGGATTGCGGTGGGGATGGCCACAAATATTCCTCCTCACAACCTCGGCGAGTTGATTGATGGTACCATTGCCATGATTCATAATCCCGAAATTACTGACATTGAATTAATGCAGTATATCCCCGGCCCTGATTTTCCCACAGGGGCACAAATTTTAGGCAGACAAGGCATAAAAGAAGCCTACACCACGGGCAGAGGTTCGGTAACCATGCGGGGAGTAGCTGGTATTGAAACTATTTCCCAAAGGGGCAGACAGGATAGGGAAGCTATTATCGTTACGGAGTTGCCCTATCAAACCAACAAAGCCTCTTTAATTGAAAAAATTGCTGATTTGGTTAATGATAAAAAAATTGATGGTATCTCTGACATTAGGGATGAGAGCGATCGCAACGGGATGCGCATTGTCATAGAATTAAAAAGGGATGCCTACGCTAGGGTAGTATTAAACAACCTCTACAAACAAACCACCATCCAAAGCAACTTCGGTTGTAATATGTTGGCATTGGTAGGTAACGAACCTCAACTTTTAACCCTCAGAAAATTCCTCGAAGTCTTCCTCGATTTTCGGGTAGAAGCCATTACCCGCCGTACCCAATATCGTCTCCGTAAAGCTGAAGAAAGAGACCATATTTTACAGGGGTTATTAATTGCGCTCGGTAACTTAGATGCTGTAATTCGTCTCATCCGCAGTGCTGCCGATAGCGCTAACGCCAAACAACAGTTAGTCGATGATTTATCCCTCTCTGAGTTTCAGGCAGATGCTATCTTACAAATGCAACTAAGAAGACTCACCGCCCTAGAAGCCGAGAAAATAGAAGCCGAACATCAAGACTTACTAACTCAAATCACTGACTTACGGGATATTCTCGAGCGTAAAGAAAGAATCGATGCCATCATCGAAGAAGAATTAATCGAAATCAAAACTATCCATGCTACCCCTCGCCGTACGGAAATCATCCAAGGGGATGGAGATTTAGTGGATATTGATTTAATTGCCAATGAGCAAGTAGCCATTATTTTAACCGAACAAGGCTATTTGAAAAAAATGCTTGTCAGTACCTTTGAAGCTCAAAACCGAGCCACTAGGGGTAAAGCAGGGGCAAAAATGAAGGAAAATGACGAGGTACAACACTTTTTGACGGGGTGCGAACATGATACCATTCTTTTCTTTAGCGATAGGGGCGTAGTATATGCCCTCAGCGCCTATCAAATCCCCTCAAGTTCCCGTAACGCCCGTGGTATGCCCATCATCCAGATGTTGCCCATTTCCTCGGAGGAAAAAATCACCTCTATCCTCGCAGTAAGTGAGTTTACAGATCATGAATATTTGGTCATGTTAACCCAAAATGGTTATATCAAAAAAACGGCCCTCTCTGCCTTTGCTAATATTCGCAGTAATGGGTTAATTGCCATTTCCCTCGCTGAAGGGGATGAGTTGCGTTGGGTGCGTCTAGCTACCGCAGAAGATAGCATTTTAATTGGCTCTCGTCGAGGTATGGCCATCCATTTCCACGCTGATAATGATCAACTACGCCCCCTCAGTCGTACGGCTAAAGGGGTTAAATCCATGAAGCTACGGAAAGGAGATCAATTAATTAGTATGGATATTATTCCTTCTCAGGTGGTGGCTACCATTGGGGAGGCGGATGATAATGAGCCTGATAATGACACGGAAGAAGAATTAACCAATGATACGGCCAAAGATGCTCCCTGGGCCTTGGCGGTAACTACTAGCGGTTATGGCAAAAGAGTTCCTGTATCTCAGTTTAGGCTACAAAGAAGGGCTGGCTTAGGTTTGAGAGCCATTCGTTTCCGTAAATCTACGGAAGAATTAGCGGCTTTGCACATCGTCAATGCTGATGATGAGTTTATGATTATCACCACAAGGGGTATTATTATTCGTTGTGATGTTAATGCAGTTTCTCTCCAATCCCGTAACGCTAGTGGGGTAAGGGTGCAGAAATTGGATGGGGATGATGCGATCGCAGCGGTGGCTTTAGTACCCCCCGCTAGTGAAGAAACCACGGAGGAAATGGCTTCAGATGTAACCACAGATTTAAGTTAA
- the ndhB gene encoding NAD(P)H-quinone oxidoreductase subunit NdhB, translating into MDFSSQIASQLNAIAILPEGIVIITLLLVLIGDLIFGRKAASWLPYFAIGGLLASVVALVLGWDNPNPQSFLGSFVGDNLSIVFRIIVALSAAITISMSITYIENTGTALAEFICILLTATLGGMFLCGASELVMIFVSLEMLSISSYLMTGYMKRDPRSNEAALKYLLIGAASSAIFLYGLSLLYGLSGGLTDINAIASTIQPGTGLESLGLAIALVFVIAGIAFKISAVPFHQWTPDVYEGSPTPVVAFLSVGSKAAGFALAIRLLATAFNPMGEQWQFIFTALAILSMVLGNVVALAQTSMKRMLAYSSIGQAGFVMIGLVADSQAGYSSMIFYLFIYLFMNLGAFTCVILFALRTGTDKISDYAGLYQKDPLLTLGLSLCLLSLGGIPPLAGFFGKIYIFWAGWQAGLYGLVLTALVTSVISIYYYIRVVKMMVVKEPQEMSEVVKRYPPVRWNLPGMRAMQVSLVLLVVATSLIGILSNPVVTVANNSVISSSVLESAIAPNQVINDIAINK; encoded by the coding sequence ATGGATTTTTCTAGTCAAATCGCTAGTCAATTAAATGCGATCGCAATTCTACCAGAAGGAATTGTAATCATTACATTATTATTAGTATTAATAGGAGATTTAATATTCGGACGTAAAGCCGCCTCATGGTTGCCCTACTTTGCCATTGGAGGTTTACTGGCGTCTGTGGTAGCCCTAGTGTTGGGCTGGGATAATCCCAACCCCCAATCCTTTTTAGGCTCTTTTGTGGGTGACAACCTCAGTATAGTATTCCGCATCATTGTGGCACTGTCAGCAGCCATTACCATCTCCATGAGCATTACTTATATTGAAAATACAGGCACTGCCCTAGCAGAATTTATTTGTATTTTGCTCACCGCTACCCTTGGGGGAATGTTTCTCTGTGGGGCATCGGAATTGGTGATGATTTTTGTATCCTTAGAAATGCTCAGTATTTCTTCATACCTGATGACAGGATACATGAAAAGAGATCCTCGTTCCAATGAAGCTGCCTTAAAATACCTTTTGATTGGGGCGGCTAGTTCTGCTATTTTTCTTTATGGTTTATCCTTGTTATATGGACTTTCTGGCGGTTTAACCGATATAAATGCGATCGCCTCTACCATCCAACCAGGCACTGGTTTAGAATCTTTAGGTTTAGCCATTGCCCTCGTTTTTGTCATCGCAGGTATCGCCTTCAAAATTTCCGCTGTACCATTCCACCAATGGACTCCAGACGTTTACGAAGGTTCTCCTACCCCCGTGGTTGCTTTCCTTTCCGTAGGTTCAAAAGCCGCAGGATTTGCCCTAGCCATTCGCTTACTCGCCACCGCCTTTAATCCCATGGGCGAACAATGGCAATTTATCTTTACCGCCCTAGCCATCCTTAGTATGGTACTAGGAAACGTGGTAGCCCTTGCCCAAACTAGCATGAAGAGAATGTTAGCATACTCCTCCATCGGTCAAGCAGGGTTTGTGATGATTGGTTTAGTCGCCGACTCTCAGGCAGGGTATTCTAGTATGATATTTTACCTCTTTATCTACCTATTCATGAACCTTGGAGCGTTTACCTGTGTAATTCTCTTTGCCCTCAGAACAGGCACTGATAAAATTAGTGATTATGCAGGATTGTATCAAAAAGATCCCCTCCTCACCCTTGGTTTAAGTCTCTGCCTACTCTCCCTTGGCGGTATTCCCCCCTTGGCTGGATTTTTCGGTAAAATTTACATTTTCTGGGCAGGATGGCAAGCTGGGCTTTATGGCTTAGTTTTAACGGCGCTCGTCACCAGTGTAATTTCTATCTACTATTACATTCGAGTGGTGAAAATGATGGTAGTAAAAGAACCTCAAGAAATGTCTGAAGTGGTCAAAAGATACCCCCCCGTGCGCTGGAATCTTCCAGGGATGCGCGCCATGCAAGTATCTCTTGTTTTATTGGTGGTTGCCACTTCTTTGATTGGTATTCTCTCTAATCCTGTAGTTACCGTAGCTAATAATTCTGTGATTAGTAGTTCTGTATTAGAAAGTGCGATCGCACCTAATCAGGTAATAAACGATATTGCCATCAACAAATAA
- the pgm gene encoding phosphoglucomutase Pgm yields the protein MSIIKVSTTPFNDQKPGTSGLRKAVTVFQKPHYLENFVQSIFDSLPELKGKILVLGGDGRYYNRQVIQTILKMASANGVGRVLVGCDGILSTPAASCLIRGNNAYGGIILSASHNPGGENGDFGIKYNVTNGGPAPEKVTEAIYQRTLTIKEYSVLESADINLNNQGSFKLGDMEVEVVDSVKPYAELMESLFDFDLIKKLLTGGQFKMCMDSLHAVTGPYAKAIFEQKLGASTGTVINGVPLEDFGGGHPDPNLVYAKGLVDILFGDNAPDFGAASDGDGDRNMILGKHFFVNPSDSLAVITANAHLVKGYKQGLAGVARSMPTSEAVDRVAEKLGIDCYETPTGWKFFGNLLDADKATICGEESFGTSSNHIREKDGLWAVLFWLNIIAVRQESVEQIVKSHWETYGRNFYSRHDYEEVASEGANELVNQLRNQFDTLVGKTYGKYTVKYADDFSYTDPVDGSVSEKQGVRIGFTDGSRIVFRLSGTGTKGATIRVYLESYEPDTTKQNLDTQEALGDLIQVAEEIAHIKKYTNRDKPTVIT from the coding sequence ATGAGTATTATAAAAGTCTCTACAACTCCCTTTAATGATCAAAAACCGGGGACATCAGGCTTGCGCAAAGCCGTCACCGTATTTCAAAAACCCCACTATTTAGAAAACTTTGTTCAATCAATTTTCGATAGTCTTCCTGAATTAAAAGGCAAAATTCTTGTATTAGGAGGAGATGGACGTTATTACAATCGTCAGGTCATCCAAACTATCCTCAAAATGGCATCTGCCAATGGTGTAGGGCGTGTTTTGGTGGGTTGTGACGGTATTTTATCCACCCCTGCTGCTTCATGCCTTATCCGTGGTAACAATGCCTATGGTGGTATTATTCTTTCAGCTTCTCACAACCCCGGAGGAGAAAACGGTGACTTTGGAATTAAGTACAATGTTACTAATGGTGGTCCTGCTCCCGAAAAAGTTACCGAAGCCATTTACCAGCGCACCTTAACCATCAAAGAATATTCTGTCCTCGAATCTGCTGATATAAACCTAAATAACCAAGGTTCATTTAAACTAGGTGATATGGAGGTAGAAGTGGTAGATTCGGTCAAGCCTTACGCTGAATTAATGGAGTCTCTATTTGACTTTGATTTAATCAAAAAACTGCTTACTGGTGGTCAGTTCAAAATGTGCATGGATTCCCTCCACGCCGTCACAGGACCCTATGCAAAAGCAATTTTTGAGCAAAAATTAGGTGCATCCACTGGAACCGTAATAAATGGTGTTCCCCTCGAGGATTTTGGGGGAGGACATCCAGATCCGAACTTGGTTTATGCTAAAGGGTTAGTGGATATTCTTTTTGGGGATAATGCTCCCGATTTTGGTGCTGCTTCCGATGGTGATGGCGATCGCAACATGATTTTAGGCAAACATTTCTTCGTCAATCCCAGCGACAGTTTAGCAGTTATTACCGCTAATGCCCACTTAGTAAAAGGCTACAAACAAGGACTAGCAGGGGTTGCCCGTTCCATGCCCACCAGCGAAGCCGTAGATAGAGTTGCCGAAAAATTAGGTATTGACTGCTACGAAACCCCCACAGGATGGAAATTCTTTGGTAATCTCCTCGATGCCGACAAAGCCACCATTTGTGGAGAAGAAAGTTTCGGTACAAGTTCCAATCATATCAGAGAAAAAGACGGACTTTGGGCAGTGCTTTTCTGGTTAAACATCATCGCCGTTAGACAAGAATCCGTCGAGCAAATCGTCAAATCCCACTGGGAAACCTACGGACGCAACTTCTACTCCCGTCACGACTACGAAGAAGTCGCCAGTGAAGGCGCCAATGAATTAGTCAACCAACTACGCAACCAATTCGATACCCTCGTGGGCAAAACCTATGGTAAATATACCGTCAAATATGCCGATGACTTTAGTTATACTGACCCTGTAGATGGTAGTGTATCAGAAAAACAAGGAGTCCGCATAGGCTTTACCGACGGCTCAAGAATTGTTTTCCGTCTCTCTGGCACAGGCACAAAAGGCGCCACGATAAGGGTTTATTTAGAAAGTTATGAACCTGACACCACCAAGCAAAATTTAGACACCCAAGAGGCGCTCGGTGACTTAATTCAAGTGGCAGAAGAAATCGCCCACATCAAGAAATATACCAATAGAGACAAACCCACCGTTATCACCTAA
- the dcm1 gene encoding DNA (cytosine-5)-methyltransferase 1 Dcm1, whose protein sequence is MEKFKFIDLFAGIGGFHLAFHSLGGECVFASEIDTHARKTYQHNFYSINPELFEKGMFNDDIRKISPQEIPDFDILCAGFPCQPFSQAGYKRGFNDNHKSERGNLFFNIVDILEIKRPKAFFLENVRGLISHDKGQTFKIIREILEEELNYSFYYQIVKASDYGLPQLRPRTFIIGFRDEGFLKGFNFPPTKPLKFNMSDVWEGQCSREIGFTLRVGGRGSNINDRRNWDSYLVDGEVRQLMPEQGKKMQGFPDSFEFPVSKKEAMKQLGNSVAVDAIRECGKSLLNHLNIIELQSLDMKKTKNKGEWTEIYSFFKVINDKKLTLSDKDLNNTQNYFSVSKVSTLNLDKDIILTDTDLVFIENKITKQRKQVNVRELINKDILQDLSHQIKQNKGTFEIDDIVAIQNELGISIIKGGRSNQKSDIVLDISQDNFCKTNEGFGIKSYLGSKPTLLNASGKTNFIFKVGNLSKGDLDNINSTKTLKDRLNKIIEFGGIFYFHQIEQETMSYNLRIIDSMMPETVAQMLLEFFVERNNILSENLVSVYNKGLLDNITDDLSSLTIKVKRFLVSVLLGFFAGTKWDGKYASNGTIVVKDDGEQLAFHIIDLSSLEDYLFENIVFDTPSTTRHRYGKLILENDGNLYFKLNLQLRFR, encoded by the coding sequence TTGGAAAAATTCAAATTTATTGATTTATTTGCAGGAATAGGGGGATTTCATTTAGCTTTTCATTCCTTGGGTGGGGAATGTGTCTTCGCTTCAGAAATTGACACTCATGCTAGAAAAACCTATCAACATAATTTCTATTCCATCAACCCAGAATTATTTGAAAAAGGGATGTTTAATGATGATATTCGCAAAATATCTCCCCAAGAAATTCCTGATTTTGACATACTATGTGCTGGATTTCCTTGCCAACCATTTAGCCAAGCAGGATATAAAAGAGGATTTAATGATAATCATAAATCAGAACGAGGAAATCTTTTTTTCAATATAGTTGATATTTTAGAAATTAAAAGACCAAAAGCATTTTTCTTAGAAAATGTCAGGGGTTTAATTAGTCATGATAAAGGTCAAACATTTAAAATTATTAGAGAAATTTTAGAAGAAGAATTAAACTACAGTTTTTATTATCAAATAGTCAAAGCCTCAGACTACGGGCTGCCACAATTAAGACCTAGAACTTTTATTATTGGCTTTAGAGATGAAGGATTTTTAAAAGGATTTAACTTTCCTCCGACTAAGCCTCTAAAATTTAATATGTCAGATGTTTGGGAAGGTCAATGTTCGCGGGAAATTGGTTTTACTTTAAGAGTTGGTGGACGAGGTTCTAACATTAATGATAGAAGAAATTGGGACTCTTATTTAGTTGACGGTGAAGTAAGGCAATTAATGCCTGAACAGGGGAAAAAAATGCAAGGATTTCCTGATAGTTTTGAGTTTCCTGTTTCCAAAAAAGAGGCTATGAAACAGTTAGGAAATAGTGTCGCAGTCGATGCCATTAGGGAATGTGGGAAAAGTTTATTAAATCATTTAAATATTATTGAATTGCAAAGTTTAGATATGAAAAAAACAAAAAATAAAGGTGAATGGACTGAAATATATTCATTTTTTAAGGTGATTAATGATAAAAAACTTACTTTATCAGATAAAGATTTAAATAACACACAAAACTACTTTTCTGTTTCTAAAGTATCTACTCTTAATTTGGATAAAGATATAATCTTAACTGATACTGATTTAGTTTTTATAGAGAATAAAATTACCAAGCAAAGAAAACAAGTTAATGTAAGAGAACTTATTAATAAGGACATTTTACAAGATTTAAGTCATCAGATTAAACAAAATAAAGGGACATTTGAAATTGATGATATAGTAGCAATACAAAATGAATTAGGAATTTCTATTATTAAAGGGGGTAGAAGTAATCAAAAAAGCGATATTGTTTTAGATATAAGTCAAGACAATTTCTGTAAAACAAATGAAGGATTCGGAATTAAGTCTTATTTAGGTAGTAAACCAACTTTATTGAATGCTTCTGGAAAAACTAATTTTATTTTTAAAGTTGGTAATTTATCTAAGGGAGATTTGGATAACATCAACAGCACTAAAACCTTAAAAGATCGTCTTAATAAAATAATTGAATTTGGAGGAATTTTTTATTTTCATCAAATTGAACAAGAAACGATGTCTTACAATCTTAGAATTATTGATTCAATGATGCCTGAAACTGTAGCACAAATGTTATTGGAGTTTTTTGTTGAGAGAAATAATATCCTCTCTGAAAATTTAGTTTCTGTTTATAATAAAGGATTATTAGATAATATTACTGATGATTTATCCTCTCTGACTATTAAAGTAAAACGATTTTTAGTTAGTGTTTTGTTGGGCTTTTTCGCTGGAACTAAATGGGATGGAAAATATGCTTCAAATGGTACAATAGTAGTTAAAGATGATGGCGAACAATTAGCTTTCCATATAATAGATCTTTCTTCTTTAGAGGACTATTTATTTGAAAATATAGTTTTTGACACTCCTTCAACAACTAGACATCGTTATGGTAAATTAATTTTAGAAAATGATGGTAATTTGTATTTTAAACTTAATTTACAGCTTAGATTTCGTTAA